The DNA region ttatatgataataatgatcCATATATTTCAATTAATGAGGAGAAAGGATATATTCATTCTGATAATGTATCAtatgaagataatataaaaaatgtgaAAATTGTATCAAATGAGCAAAGcaagaatataaatatttctcAAAACGATAAAGTTAgtgaaaataaaaatatatatttcaatCTTTTCTTTGGAAAAAAAAgcaaaaataataataataatagtaataataatagtaacAATTTGAATGgtaaaaatgaattattgACTTCGCAAAGTAGTACAAATAGTTTAGTAAAAACCGATTGtgatattaaaaatttattcaataaaaatatgaagaaCGAAAATAAAAAAGCAAAAGAAGAAACCACTAATTTCtttatgaaaaatttttttcctacgaatgaaaatgatacatcaaataataataaacaaaataataaaaagaatacTGAATCAGTTTTTCCCACTACTTATCAAACTTCATATCATTTTGATAAGCAACATGAACATATGTATGATGAATTAAAAGGTGATAAAAATGagaaaatattgaaaaatgaaaattattgtgataataatatgaacacATATAATGATCTTACATATAATAGTGAATTATACATATCTGAAGAAGATACCAATAAATATGATGCAAATATAGAAGCACAAAATGTTATGGACAATTCAAATAATGAAGAgcaaattaaaaaaaatataacacTTAAAAATAGTGAACAATATCCACAACCTAATTTATCTGATGAAGATCCACCAATTAGTGATGTTTGGAATGACAAAATTGATTTAGATAATTTTGAGTTAGAAAAtgtttaataaaaaaaatgaaatttatatatcataactgttaatatatatatatgaattttttattatgtcttattattcatatataatatatgtatatgtattcATCAAgtttaatacatattttgtacaacatatataaaagaaaatatatatatatatatatataatataatatatagatatatttttaacatataaatacaattaattattgttattattttattttatttttttttatttgttttgttttggtttttttttttattttttttgttcattttttttaaataattattttttttttatatattttattatttctttcattacgttcatattattatttcccaattgttttaattattatcatatatataatatatatatatatatatatatgtattaataaaagaacACGAAATATTTCaagtataaaaaataaaattaaattaaaatgttcttttttttttttttttcgttCTTATATTATTGGACATGTTATTTGTTTTGGTTTATGATATATCTATATCGTATAGATATTAAAATCTTATACTGAAggtatataataacatgtgaattaataaaattttgtttttataataataaatgatatatacttattatATTCCATTGTACtcaataaaatattaaaaacCATTTCAgttatttttaaaatatacgtatatatgtgtgtatattatataatttttttttttttttttttttttttttttataatctCAACAATTTATTTATGAAGTTATTGAAGggaaaaagaaaaaaaaataataataaaataaaataaatctAAATAAGacattaataaaattaaggactcttattttttatttattaatattttattttatttttcctttCATTTTGAGGTTGTGTAGAACATGATAGCTCTTAAccattttttatgtttctacactttatataatatgtatgcaagatttattattttatgaatcgaattctatataataataataataatttttcttttaagtatgataaaattagttatattattatatatatttttaatattcaTAAGTTGTTTAAAGTGCGAggtatataaaaaaatttcaatAATTCTGAAAGAAAAGGCCACTTTAAATAGTTCTATCATAAGTATTGTTGGAATATTTCTCAGTATTCTTGTATCTGTTCTAGAATCTATTGGAAATACAATTATTAAGAAAAGCCATTTGATATACGCACAATATGAAAGGTTGTTAGAAGGATGTAATATTCTTTCAACcaatgaagaaaatgagAACAATGAATTTGAATTTAACAAGAATTTGAAAGATAAAAGTGATGTTATTAATTTTAAGggtaataaaatatatggtAGTGATACAAGTTATTGTAGTAATTATTTTGGTtcttataattatgatgacaatgataatgatattatatgtaaacattatattaataaaaataaaattaatgaaGAACAAACAAAAGCTATAAATACTTCAAGGagatataaaagaaatatgaaaggaaaaaaatattcctTTTTCAATATATCAATAAAAAGTTTTCAAAATTGCAAAAATAATTTTCGAAAgaaaaaagataaaaaaaataaggaaaggaagaataaaaataaaatatattcttctaagacattatataatgataatatcaatataagattaaaagaatatgaaCATGATATTAATCATAAACAAGAGGAATATTTGTTTAAAAAACATCAGATGAATAAAAATCAAGTAATAGAAAGAAAATTtagtaaaaataaaaaaagaacattAAAGGATAACCATATAATAGATTCTATATACTATAACTATTCAAAggaatataatatatctaataaTAACACAAATGAACAAGTAGTAAACATTATTGAAACTTTTACATCTAAGGAAGATGTAGAAAATACGAATAACaattttcaaaattataaaatagataacaaaaaaaataacattataaataataaagaaaagcatattttaaatttatattatagtgatgataatattaatgaaacaaaaaagaaaaaaaaaaaaaaaaaaaattcatataatagtaattataatactagagaaataaacaaaaatatcAAAAGAAAAGGAAGATTTTTACAAtctattaaaaattatgattatattccttttaaaaaattcaaattgtttaatttcttttatagAAGAGGAAAgacaaaaaataaaacgCATAACTGCTTTTCtaacacatatattaataataaatggaaaaagtacaatataaaaaaaaaaataacaaaacAAAATCGAACcaagaacaaaataatatattcatttgataattattatatggaTAATTTGTATAGACACAACACGTCAATCAAAAAATTGCAATCCTTATCATATGATCATATTGATATGGACGAAACTCATATATCAGaagaaattaatatttatagtATTGAACTAATGCCTATAAAATCAGTACacaatatgaataatagttcatttataaaaaggaatgaaaaggaaaaaaatattaagtATTCATTAAATTGttgtaataaaaaaaaaaaaatgttttgtttattaaatatgaaaacaggaaaaaaaaaatcaaaaaataagtgcaataagatatatatgttaaataAAAAGCAAAGGAAAATAAACAAGGAAAAATTTAATCAGCGTATTATAGATAAACATAAATGTAATgataataagaaatattattcatcCTTACCATCATATTCTATAGTAAATAAAACAAAGAGTGAATTGTTCCCCTAcaaaaatgatgaaaaatattatagtAATACCTACGTTGAAATACAAAATGTATATAgtgaaaagaaaaagaatgaacatcataataatactatgggtaacaataataataataatactgATCAAAGTGATATACAAAATgtcaaaaaaaaaagttattattatttttattttggAATAATTTTAACAAGTGCTGTGGCACCAGctttcaatatatttagtAATTTACTGCTACCTGCATCTATGGTTGGATTTGTAAGTATTAGAATTATTTGTTCCTTTTTGTTAGAACGATTCgtattaaaagaaaagcaatctttatatttgttaGTAGGTATACCATTTTCTACTATAGGATTAATACTTATAACGATATTTTCTTCTAATAGTAATGATCCAAAGGATATagattatatttttaatttatttcttaaaatAGGATCTATACTACTTTTAACTAGtgaattaatattttctcACGTAACAGTATTATTTTCTGTTctatatttacaaaaaaaaagaaaaaataatttcctctttttttttgcacCACTTTCATCTGGTATTATGGGTTCATTAATAACAATTTTTTCAAAGGCTACATTAATGGGATTAATGTCCATAATTTTAAATACTCAATACaaattttatcatatatttatcaattataaattattcatTCTTACCATGATAACCTTATTTACAACTATAActgaaatattttatacacCCTACCTATTGAAGCATTATAATTTGACACACATTGTTTCGCTAAAAAGTTTTGGAAATATAAGCTTTAATGCCATAAATGGGATGTTCATATTTAACGTAccaaaataaattaaatcaaaatcaatttataaaaaaaaaaatatacatatgtatatatatatatatatatttatttatttatttatttatttatttatttatatatgtgtgtgttTGTTTGTGTAGAACacttatttatttttaaaatatccacaaaatttacatttacataataataaccatttctttcttttcttATTAGGAAAGACCATCATGCAACTATTTATGGAGCTGCGGATTCATTCTCGTTCTTATAggaatattatttctatcatatgaaaatattataccgtacatattaaattatataaaaccATATTTTCGGAGACCaatttaaatatgaaaaattaaatcaAAATGACGTCCAACTTGAATTCTTCAACATCAAGTGATATATGAACAATGGGGGTTTAATTTTTGACCTTTtaattttgataatataaaagtatattaagaataacataattattatttggtatacatatatatatatatatatatatatatatatatataactattAGTCATCCATTCTGTATAGATAAATTTActtatttcatttatatttttttatatgcGCCATGTTCAAttaatgttttattaataCAGTATTACACaataatgttatatataatatagtGCTGTTGAAGTCCTCAAATTTgtattacatatatattttttttttttttttttacttgATAAGGtttttttgtaaaatatggttaaatatataattatataataattaaaattttacATTCCCCAAATAAACatacattaatatataaatattataaaattttagctcataaattttattcatgtttggatttgtttttttttttttttttttttaattaatatattaaatatttagccttttcatttttatttcgGAGGAATAGATACAGATGGATGATTCTTTAATAAAAATCGATAATCATATAAGGCAGCTTCTTGGGCATAACTTATTCCTATCCTTTTATCTTTTTGAACAATGAAATTATCTTTATCCCATTTcatataatgaaaatattctaataattcatttttatgttcattaaatatattgtatatataactaTGTTCGTTTTCGTGTTTAGGATTATTTAgattttcaaaaaaaagCATTATATCGCTTATTGATGGACAAAgtgtaataaaaaatctGCTTTTTTGTATTTCATGAATGTTGtctaaaaaataataacaatcCATAAGTTCATTTTGATTTATATGTTCTTGAATATATTCGTTCTTGCAAtgatttctttttttgttttcatTTTTGGAACTGCTTATATCTATAGTACAATCATTATCGctatgaatattattacatatcttattattgttttttgGATACTCATTATTATTGAAATATTTAGAATTCTTCTGAACATCAgaactttttttttttttattattattattcttagtatttatattgttttcCTTCCCAATATTCGTACcaacataaaaatattgtttATCATCTTGCCTGGTTATATCTTGACTTTTTGTTACACACCCAGGACCACTACATAATTTTATCAATTGctttttctttatcattttaaaaatgttaattaattcatcaattttttttaggTAGTTTGTTtcattaataatattgtcATGTTTATTTGGTATATGTTCTTGTTGtttccttttattttttggtgttgaattatttttttgttgatccttacaatttttatttattaatatagaatttgacaaaaaatattgagatattttttcaaatttatttgataaaaaatattcaataTTATACAATGGTTCAGTTGATCTAACTAAAATAGCATCAGGTATATTTTGAACATTTGTAACAATATTTAAACAATTATGAATACcataacataaatatacataacTGATTCCACCTTTTTCAAACATAGACATATTCCTATTTGtttttctattattataagCATGTGATGCTTTATCATTTACACCGTTATATGATTCTAATTCGATAATCCTAGAAccatataatttattttgCTTCTCATCAAAAACCCATAAAATATGACCTATTAATATTTctgtaatatataatacatcATCTTTAAGATAgaaattttcatttaatattttcattggattattatcaaaataatattttaataagaaatatacataactgactttattaatatcatcaAAAAGTTGTGTCGTCATAACATTTCTTTTGATAATAACCTTGgattcatttattatatcattgTCTTTTGTTATACTATCACGTTTTCGTTTCTTTCCTTTCATAGGATAATATAACTCTTTTAATTCATGTGAATctgtattattattatatgagcattcgttcattttttcaattttataaaactattatataatatatgcatattaaaaattacATATGTGAATagtttattatttttttttttatagtaTCGACTGAAACATGAAGGTAGAAATCAtgaatatatgaattatcCACATATTGTCTCCATAGGTagttttttcttttctgTATTTATTTACTGATCAAAatttatgattattatgtagcatgaaaaaaaatgtggaaaaattaaaatatacagaatgaaatatataaatagatatataaaatatgtataatgtttaagaaaagaaagaaaatttcattattatacattATCCATAGGTATTATAtgatttctttttttttttttttttaacatattacactattttaatataatatataaataaatatatctatatatatatttgattCTTATTCGTTCTcttaaatattattatatataactataCCATATCGATTTAGAAATAAAACCCTGCTGATATATTAAGgtatgtatattatatatatatatattatatttattgaaatatagtttatattaatcatatatatatttatatatatatatatatatatataattttttctttctaATCAAGAGATAAAAAATGacttataaaataaaattgtaAATTTTGTAATTCTAGGTATTTTCTATccaaatatatataaataagtacatatataaatatatattaatatatatatatatatatatatatatatatatatatatttataacgCTCCTTATACTATAAAACGACATGATAAAACAGattcattattaaaaataaaacatgacaaaatgaattttatatagaatatataataaataaatatattatagaagaattaagaaataattattttatttaatttaaacaattatatatatatatatatatatgtatgttatatttttgttcaTTTGGACCTGTATGTTTAATTTATGggggaaaaaaataatatatttaatataatatattttttacaaaataaataaggGTTTCTCTCATTTTTATTCTAATACCTATCATGCCATCGTCTAATGATACagaaaaatatgtattattaaatgcaaaatgtaaaaacaaaatattgaacacaaataatgatgaatatTCCAACGAAATATCTAACGAATCTGATAAAAACGTTTCATCTCATAACCaatgttatattattcaagAAATACCTTTTGTagattattataattataaatatgaaaaattaaataaatacgatgaagaaaaagaatcttattatataaatgatgataatagCTCATCATCATGTTCATCAAATAATTGCCAAGAAAATGATAGTgataagaaaatatatcaagaaatgaaatataataaaagtttTAATATGTATGATAAGGAAATTACTGAAAATAAAGTTGAAGAAAATGttaatatagatataaaaaaatgtagatataaaaaaattataaaagaaaaaaataaaaatgaatttttaaaacaGTGTGAATTTAATAAAGATGGAAGTTGTTATTATACCATTTCtaatagtaataatttaaatatgtttGCTACCGATTTATGcttattaaattttttacagaataatgaagaaaatgaatatattaaaaatttagaTATATTGTATGATATATACAACAATATGGATGAAATGGAATTAtcaaaaagaaataatagTTGGCTACATATGAAATTTGATGaacatttatatgattGTAAATTTTATCCTTATTTTGAATGGAATGATTCGAATACTTGTTTTTTTTCAGCTTgttcaaaaaataaaccAGTTTCTTTATATAGCGCTTTTGATGGTTCCGAGTTAATGTCTTTTAAGCCAATCAATGAATGCAACGAATTATGTAACTGTTATTCCTTATGTTTTCATCCCGAAAAAAATTGGTTATTATGTGGTACAAACAAATCTATAAAAGTATTTGATTTTAACAAACCTTCTGAAACCTTAGAAAATAGAATTTTGAGTACAAGAAAGGGTAAAGGACAAAAAGGTATTATATCGACTAtggaatataaaaatgaaggATATGGTAAAAATTCTATATATGCAGTTGGAGATTATAATGATTGCTTATATGTATATGCAGATAATTGTGatcataaaaatgattatattttaaaaattgagaataaaaaaaattcaaatgGAATAACATGTGTTAAATGGTATCAAgaatttttcattttaagTGGAAGTAGAAATTcttcttatatatatttatatgatataagaaatattaaagaGTATGTACAAAAGTATGAAAGATGTGCTTTAACAAACCaacaatatttatttgatatatataaagattATCTTTTATGTGGTGATACATTtggatatatatacatgtataatataacaaataatacactaataaacaaatattttgttaataGATATTCTCCAATTATatcaataaataaacatcCTATTTATCCACTTCTCTTAACAGGGTCTGGAACAAGAAGgttttatgaaaataatgattatcctattgatataataacaaatattattaatagtaAGAACACAAATATGACAAATATAAGCAGTATGCCAAATGAGGAAAAacaagaaaataataaaaaatttaaatccttatctaaatatataaatagtGTGTGTACTATTCTGATTGATTTTCCAAAATGaaatagataaaaaaaaaaaaaaaaaaaaaaaaaaaaaaaaaaaaaaaaaaaaaaaaaaaaaaaaaaaaaaaaaaaaaaaaaaaaaaaaaaaaaaattattttttttttttttttttttttttttttttttttNNNNNNNNNNNNNNNNNNNNNNNNNNNNNNNNNNNNNNNNNNNNNNNNNNNNNNNNNNNNNNNNNNNNNNNNNNNNNNNNNNNNNNNNNNNNNNNNNNNNNNNNNNNNNNNNNNNNNNNNNNNNNNNNNNNNNNNNNNNNNNNNNNNNNNNNNNNNNNNNNNNNNNNNNNNNNNNNNNNNNNNNNNNNNNNNNNNNNNNNNNNNNNNNNNNNNNNNNNNNNNNNNNNNNNNNNNNNNNNNNNNNNNNNNNNNNNNNNNNNNNNNNNNNNNNNNNNNNNNNNNNNNNNNNNNNNNNNNNNNAAAAAAGAAGAAGCAAAAtgaggaaaaaaaaaaaaaaaaaaaaaaaattaaatccttattaaaaaaaaaaaaaatgtttgtaatatattgattgattttcaaaaaaaaaaaaaaaaaaaaaaaaaaaaaaaaaaaaaaaaaaaaaaaaaaaaaaaaaaaaaaaagaaaaaataaaataaaaaccaaacaaaaaaaagaacagaaaataaattttttttttttttttttttttcatatatattattttatcattttcctttgttttaatttattattttatttatttttttgtattaatggattgtttataatatttccatttaatataatattatatacattataatatatatattatattttttaatatgtttctttataaatacaaatgaacaaaaaaatattattatttgttaaaaagataagaacatttatgtttataatttaaattaatatattattaattgttataaataaatagaaagaaaattaaattatatatatatatatatgtatgtattataattttatattaccaagttacaataaaatattaaagaaatacttatattattaaaataagAAGAGCATCTGCTTTCAATTATGTATCCCTTTGTGTATGCGTTCATATATACATCTATTATGTATACGTTTATGTGTGAGGTGTTATATTCTTTCGTTTTTCTGTATTAAGtaaataaattatgatTCAACTAATAAacttatattatttagTACTATGATTATCATCTTATTTATGCAGCCCTTGATAAGGAGCAAAATGTATACaaatatgtacatatatatataaatatatatatatatattgtgtatatatgtttgtattatatttgaaataaacaaaaaaaacaagaaaaaaaaaaaaaaaaaaaccgAATTTCATATTACAAAATTAATAgatgaagaaatatatttacatatattttttcttcatcacAATAACGATTAATAATTTACTAAGAAATAATACATCAAAATGTGTTTCTATtgaaagaagaaaaaataaagcGTATATAAATTATGGTATAGGATATAATAGACCAGctaataaaataacaaagAGAAGATGTAAAAGAATAAAGTTATGCAAAAACGATTTAATAGATATTGGGGCATTAAAAAAACCAATTAATGTAGCAATTTTTGGAAGTACTGGTAGTATAGGTACAAATgctttaaatataataagggagtgtaataaaattgaaaatatttttaatgttAAAGCATTGTATGTAAATAAGAGTGTGAATGAATTATATGAACAAGCTAGAGAATTTTTACCAGAATATTTGTGTATACATGATAAAAGTAAATATGAAGAATTGAAAGAATTGTTAAAAAGTATAAAAGATTATAAACCTAAAATATTATGTGGTGATGAGGGGATGAAAGAAATATGTAGTAGTAATAGTATAGATAAAATAGTTATTGGTATTGATTCTTTTCAAGGATTATATTCTACTATGTATGCaattatgaataataaaatagtTGCATTAGCTAATAAAGAATCCATTGTATCTGCTGGTTTCtttttaaagaaattat from Plasmodium gaboni strain SY75 chromosome 14, whole genome shotgun sequence includes:
- a CDS encoding hypothetical protein (conserved Plasmodium protein, unknown function), producing MPSSNDTEKYVLLNAKCKNKILNTNNDEYSNEISNESDKNVSSHNQCYIIQEIPFVDYYNYKYEKLNKYDEEKESYYINDDNSSSSCSSNNCQENDSDKKIYQEMKYNKSFNMYDKEITENKVEENVNIDIKKCRYKKIIKEKNKNEFLKQCEFNKDGSCYYTISNSNNLNMFATDLCLLNFLQNNEENEYIKNLDILYDIYNNMDEMELSKRNNSWLHMKFDEHLYDCKFYPYFEWNDSNTCFFSACSKNKPVSLYSAFDGSELMSFKPINECNELCNCYSLCFHPEKNWLLCGTNKSIKVFDFNKPSETLENRILSTRKGKGQKGIISTMEYKNEGYGKNSIYAVGDYNDCLYVYADNCDHKNDYILKIENKKNSNGITCVKWYQEFFILSGSRNSSYIYLYDIRNIKEYVQKYERCALTNQQYLFDIYKDYLLCGDTFGYIYMYNITNNTLINKYFVNRYSPIISINKHPIYPLLLTGSGTRRFYENNDYPIDIITNIINSKNTNMTNISSMPNEEKQENNKKFKSLSKYINSVCTILIDFPK
- a CDS encoding putative DNA-3-methyladenine glycosylase encodes the protein MNECSYNNNTDSHELKELYYPMKGKKRKRDSITKDNDIINESKVIIKRNVMTTQLFDDINKVSYVYFLLKYYFDNNPMKILNENFYLKDDVLYITEILIGHILWVFDEKQNKLYGSRIIELESYNGVNDKASHAYNNRKTNRNMSMFEKGGISYVYLCYGIHNCLNIVTNVQNIPDAILVRSTEPLYNIEYFLSNKFEKISQYFLSNSILINKNCKDQQKNNSTPKNKRKQQEHIPNKHDNIINETNYLKKIDELINIFKMIKKKQLIKLCSGPGCVTKSQDITRQDDKQYFYVGTNIGKENNINTKNNNNKKKKSSDVQKNSKYFNNNEYPKNNNKICNNIHSDNDCTIDISSSKNENKKRNHCKNEYIQEHINQNELMDCYYFLDNIHEIQKSRFFITLCPSISDIMLFFENLNNPKHENEHSYIYNIFNEHKNELLEYFHYMKWDKDNFIVQKDKRIGISYAQEAALYDYRFLLKNHPSVSIPPK
- a CDS encoding putative membrane protein (conserved Plasmodium membrane protein, unknown function): MIKLVILLYIFLIFISCLKCEVYKKISIILKEKATLNSSIISIVGIFLSILVSVLESIGNTIIKKSHLIYAQYERLLEGCNILSTNEENENNEFEFNKNLKDKSDVINFKGNKIYGSDTSYCSNYFGSYNYDDNDNDIICKHYINKNKINEEQTKAINTSRRYKRNMKGKKYSFFNISIKSFQNCKNNFRKKKDKKNKERKNKNKIYSSKTLYNDNINIRLKEYEHDINHKQEEYLFKKHQMNKNQVIERKFSKNKKRTLKDNHIIDSIYYNYSKEYNISNNNTNEQVVNIIETFTSKEDVENTNNNFQNYKIDNKKNNIINNKEKHILNLYYSDDNINETKKKKKKKKNSYNSNYNTREINKNIKRKGRFLQSIKNYDYIPFKKFKLFNFFYRRGKTKNKTHNCFSNTYINNKWKKYNIKKKITKQNRTKNKIIYSFDNYYMDNLYRHNTSIKKLQSLSYDHIDMDETHISEEINIYSIELMPIKSVHNMNNSSFIKRNEKEKNIKYSLNCCNKKKKMFCLLNMKTGKKKSKNKCNKIYMLNKKQRKINKEKFNQRIIDKHKCNDNKKYYSSLPSYSIVNKTKSELFPYKNDEKYYSNTYVEIQNVYSEKKKNEHHNNTMGNNNNNNTDQSDIQNVKKKSYYYFYFGIILTSAVAPAFNIFSNLLLPASMVGFVSIRIICSFLLERFVLKEKQSLYLLVGIPFSTIGLILITIFSSNSNDPKDIDYIFNLFLKIGSILLLTSELIFSHVTVLFSVLYLQKKRKNNFLFFFAPLSSGIMGSLITIFSKATLMGLMSIILNTQYKFYHIFINYKLFILTMITLFTTITEIFYTPYLLKHYNLTHIVSLKSFGNISFNAINGMFIFNERPSCNYLWSCGFILVLIGILFLSYENIIPYILNYIKPYFRRPI